One part of the Pseudomonas sp. MYb118 genome encodes these proteins:
- the glyS gene encoding glycine--tRNA ligase subunit beta → MSAQDFLVELGTEELPPKALNTLAEAFLAGIDKGLQAAGLNYETKTVYAAPRRLAVLITSLATQQPDRSINLDGPPRQAAFDADGNPTQAALGFAKKCGVELSEIDQSGPKLRYSQNIAGKPTASLLPTIVEDSLNDLPIPKRMRWGARKEEFVRPTQWLVMLLGDQVIDCTILAQKAGRDSRGHRFHHPENVRIGSPSSYLADLRGAYVLADANERREIISKRTEELATRQEGTAIVPPALLDEVTALVEWPVPLVCSFEERFLDVPQEALITTMQDNQKYFCLLDADGKLLPRFITVANIESKDPQQIIAGNEKVVRPRLTDAEFFFKQDKKQKLEDFNQRLQNVVFQEKLGSVYDKAERVSKLAAYIAARIGGNASWAARAGLLSKCDLATEMVGEFPEMQGVAGYYYAVNDGEPQDVALALNEQYMPRGAGAELPATLTGAAVAIADKLDTLVGIFGIGMLPTGSKDPYALRRAALGVLRILIEKQLDLDLNDAVAFAVNAFGAKVKAAGLNEAVLEFIFDRLRARYEDEGVDVATYLSVRALKPGSALDFDQRVQAVQAFRKLPEAAALAAVNKRVSNLLSKVEGSVPTVVEAKYFDNANEFSLYSAIQQADQAVQPMAAARQYSESLARLAALREPVDAFFEAVMVNADDANVRANRYALLSRLRGLFLGVADISLLG, encoded by the coding sequence ATGAGTGCTCAAGATTTCCTGGTTGAACTGGGCACCGAAGAACTGCCACCCAAAGCCCTCAATACCCTGGCCGAAGCGTTCCTGGCCGGTATCGACAAAGGCCTGCAGGCTGCCGGCCTGAACTACGAGACCAAGACCGTCTATGCCGCGCCACGTCGCCTGGCGGTGCTGATCACCTCGCTGGCCACCCAGCAGCCTGATCGCAGCATCAATCTGGACGGCCCGCCACGCCAGGCGGCGTTCGATGCCGACGGCAACCCGACCCAGGCCGCCCTGGGCTTTGCCAAGAAGTGTGGCGTCGAGCTAAGCGAAATCGACCAGAGCGGTCCGAAACTGCGCTACAGCCAGAACATCGCTGGCAAGCCGACCGCGAGCCTGCTGCCGACCATCGTCGAAGATTCCCTGAACGACCTGCCGATCCCCAAGCGCATGCGCTGGGGCGCCCGCAAGGAAGAATTCGTTCGTCCGACCCAATGGCTGGTGATGCTGCTCGGTGACCAGGTCATCGACTGCACCATCCTCGCGCAGAAGGCCGGCCGCGACTCCCGTGGCCACCGCTTCCATCACCCGGAAAACGTACGCATCGGTTCGCCGTCCAGCTACCTGGCCGACCTGCGTGGCGCCTACGTGCTGGCCGACGCCAACGAGCGCCGCGAGATCATCAGCAAGCGCACCGAAGAGCTGGCGACCCGCCAGGAAGGCACCGCAATCGTGCCGCCGGCACTGCTCGACGAAGTGACCGCGCTGGTCGAATGGCCGGTGCCGCTGGTGTGCTCGTTCGAGGAACGTTTCCTCGACGTGCCGCAGGAAGCGCTGATCACCACCATGCAGGACAACCAGAAGTACTTCTGCCTGCTGGATGCCGACGGCAAGTTGCTGCCACGTTTCATTACCGTGGCCAACATCGAAAGCAAGGACCCGCAGCAGATCATCGCCGGTAACGAGAAAGTGGTCCGCCCACGCCTGACCGACGCCGAGTTCTTCTTCAAGCAGGACAAGAAGCAGAAGCTGGAAGACTTCAACCAGCGCCTGCAGAACGTGGTGTTCCAGGAAAAACTCGGCAGCGTCTACGACAAGGCCGAGCGCGTTTCCAAACTGGCCGCCTACATCGCCGCGCGCATTGGCGGCAACGCCTCCTGGGCGGCCCGCGCCGGCCTGCTGTCCAAGTGCGACCTGGCGACCGAGATGGTCGGTGAGTTCCCGGAAATGCAGGGTGTTGCCGGCTACTACTACGCCGTCAACGATGGCGAGCCGCAAGACGTTGCCCTGGCACTGAATGAGCAGTACATGCCGCGCGGTGCCGGCGCCGAGCTGCCTGCGACCCTGACCGGTGCCGCCGTGGCCATCGCCGACAAGCTCGACACCCTGGTGGGTATCTTCGGCATCGGCATGCTGCCAACCGGCAGCAAGGACCCGTACGCACTGCGCCGTGCCGCGCTGGGCGTGCTGCGCATCCTGATCGAGAAACAACTGGACCTGGACCTCAACGACGCCGTGGCTTTCGCCGTGAATGCCTTCGGTGCCAAGGTCAAGGCGGCCGGCCTGAACGAGGCGGTGCTGGAGTTCATCTTCGACCGTCTGCGTGCTCGTTATGAAGACGAAGGCGTCGACGTGGCCACCTACCTGTCGGTTCGCGCCCTCAAGCCGGGCTCGGCCCTGGACTTCGACCAGCGTGTGCAAGCGGTGCAGGCGTTCCGCAAATTACCGGAAGCTGCCGCCCTGGCGGCGGTGAACAAGCGGGTGTCGAACCTGTTGAGCAAAGTGGAAGGCTCGGTGCCGACCGTGGTGGAAGCCAAGTACTTCGACAACGCCAACGAGTTCTCCCTGTACTCGGCGATCCAGCAGGCGGACCAGGCTGTGCAGCCAATGGCCGCGGCCCGTCAGTACAGCGAATCGCTGGCACGCCTGGCCGCCTTGCGCGAGCCGGTGGACGCGTTCTTCGAAGCGGTGATGGTCAACGCCGACGACGCCAACGTGCGCGCCAACCGTTACGCCTTGCTGTCGCGCCTGCGTGGGCTGTTCCTTGGCGTTGCCGACATTTCGTTGCTGGGGTAA
- the glyQ gene encoding glycine--tRNA ligase subunit alpha — protein MSQPTPAVRTFQDLILALQQYWAEQGCVVLQPYDMEVGAGTFHTATFLRAIGPETWNAAYVQPSRRPTDGRYGENPNRLQHYYQFQVVLKPNPDNFQELYLGSLKHVGLDPLVHDIRFVEDNWESPTLGAWGLGWEVWLNGMEVTQFTYFQQAGGIECYPVTGEITYGLERLAMYLQGVDSVYDLVWADGPFGKVTYGDVFHQNEVEQSTYNFEHANVDKLFELFDFYESEAKRLIELDQPLPLPSYEMVLKASHTFNLLDARRAISVTARQQYILRVRTLARSVAQAYLLARAKLGFPMATPDLRDEVLAKLEAAQ, from the coding sequence GTGAGCCAGCCTACGCCAGCCGTGCGTACCTTCCAAGACTTGATCCTCGCCCTCCAGCAATACTGGGCCGAGCAAGGTTGCGTGGTACTTCAGCCCTACGATATGGAAGTAGGCGCCGGGACTTTCCACACCGCCACGTTCCTGCGCGCCATCGGCCCGGAAACCTGGAACGCCGCCTATGTGCAGCCCAGTCGTCGCCCGACTGACGGCCGCTACGGCGAAAACCCGAACCGCCTGCAGCACTACTATCAGTTCCAGGTGGTCCTGAAGCCGAACCCGGACAACTTCCAGGAACTGTACCTGGGCTCCCTCAAGCATGTCGGCCTGGACCCGCTGGTCCACGACATCCGCTTCGTCGAAGACAACTGGGAATCGCCGACCCTGGGCGCCTGGGGCCTGGGCTGGGAAGTCTGGCTCAATGGCATGGAAGTGACGCAGTTCACGTACTTCCAGCAAGCGGGCGGCATCGAGTGCTACCCGGTGACCGGCGAGATCACCTACGGCCTGGAACGCCTGGCCATGTATCTGCAAGGCGTGGACTCGGTCTACGACCTGGTCTGGGCTGACGGTCCGTTCGGCAAGGTCACCTACGGCGACGTGTTCCACCAGAACGAAGTGGAACAGTCGACCTACAACTTCGAACACGCCAACGTCGACAAGCTGTTCGAACTGTTCGACTTCTACGAAAGCGAAGCCAAGCGCCTGATCGAGCTCGACCAGCCGCTGCCGTTGCCGAGCTATGAAATGGTGTTGAAGGCTTCCCATACCTTCAACCTGCTGGATGCGCGCCGGGCGATCTCGGTGACTGCGCGTCAGCAATACATCCTGCGTGTGCGCACCCTGGCGCGTTCCGTTGCGCAAGCCTACCTGCTGGCTCGCGCCAAGCTGGGCTTCCCGATGGCGACCCCTGACCTGCGTGACGAAGTACTGGCCAAGCTGGAGGCTGCACAATGA
- a CDS encoding DNA-3-methyladenine glycosylase I, which yields MPRCFWCTEDPLYMAYHDQEWGTPLRDAQGLFELLLLEGFQAGLSWITVLRKREHYRQVMFGFDAQRVAQMSDAYIEQLMLDPGIIRNRLKLNAARRNAQAWLALEDPVGLLWSFVDNVPRINHFKDRSEVPAITPEAQAMSKGLKKAGFTFVGPTICYALMQASGMVMDHTRDCDRYAILSNAG from the coding sequence ATGCCACGCTGCTTTTGGTGTACCGAAGATCCGCTGTACATGGCTTATCACGATCAGGAGTGGGGCACGCCGCTGCGGGATGCGCAGGGTTTGTTCGAGTTGCTTTTGCTCGAAGGGTTCCAGGCCGGGCTGTCCTGGATCACCGTGCTGCGCAAACGCGAGCACTACCGCCAGGTGATGTTCGGCTTCGACGCGCAGCGCGTGGCGCAGATGAGCGACGCCTACATCGAGCAATTGATGCTCGACCCCGGGATCATCCGCAATCGCCTCAAACTCAACGCCGCCCGGCGCAATGCCCAGGCCTGGCTGGCGCTGGAAGACCCGGTGGGGTTGCTCTGGTCCTTCGTCGATAACGTGCCCAGAATCAATCATTTCAAGGACCGCAGCGAAGTGCCGGCGATCACGCCCGAGGCCCAGGCGATGAGCAAGGGCCTGAAGAAAGCCGGCTTCACCTTCGTCGGCCCGACCATCTGTTATGCCTTGATGCAGGCCTCGGGAATGGTCATGGACCACACCCGTGATTGCGATCGCTACGCCATCCTTTCCAACGCCGGTTAG
- a CDS encoding lysophospholipid acyltransferase, translating into MDKFKGALLVGALRLFALLPWRAVQAVGSAIGWVMWKTPNRSRDVVRINLAKCFPEMDPAERERLVGQSLKDIGKSLTESACAWIWPAQRSIDLVREVEGLDILKDALASGKGVVGITSHLGNWEVLNHFYCSQCKPIIFYRPPKLKAVDELLQKQRVQLGNKVAASTKEGILSVIKEVRKGGAVGIPADPEPAESAGIFVPFFATQALTSKFVPNMLAGGKAVGVFLHALRLPDGSGYKVILEAAPEAMYSTDTETSCAAMSQVVERYVRAYPSQYMWSMKRFKKRPPGEARWY; encoded by the coding sequence GTGGATAAGTTTAAAGGCGCCTTGCTGGTAGGCGCTCTGCGGCTGTTTGCCCTGCTTCCGTGGCGGGCCGTGCAGGCAGTGGGCTCGGCCATCGGCTGGGTGATGTGGAAAACCCCGAACCGTTCCCGCGACGTGGTGCGGATCAACCTGGCCAAGTGTTTTCCCGAGATGGACCCCGCCGAGCGTGAGCGCCTGGTCGGCCAGAGCCTGAAGGACATCGGCAAGTCGCTGACCGAAAGCGCCTGCGCGTGGATCTGGCCGGCGCAGCGCTCCATCGACCTGGTGCGCGAAGTCGAAGGTCTCGACATCCTCAAGGACGCCCTCGCCTCCGGCAAGGGCGTGGTCGGCATCACCAGCCACCTGGGCAACTGGGAAGTGCTCAACCACTTCTATTGCAGCCAGTGCAAGCCGATCATTTTCTACCGACCGCCCAAGCTCAAGGCTGTGGACGAATTGCTGCAGAAACAACGGGTTCAGTTGGGCAACAAGGTCGCTGCCTCCACCAAGGAAGGCATCCTCAGTGTCATCAAGGAAGTGCGCAAAGGTGGTGCAGTGGGCATCCCCGCGGACCCGGAACCGGCCGAATCCGCCGGGATCTTCGTGCCGTTCTTCGCCACCCAGGCCCTGACCAGCAAGTTCGTGCCGAACATGCTGGCCGGCGGCAAGGCAGTCGGCGTGTTCCTGCATGCACTGCGCCTGCCGGACGGTTCGGGCTACAAAGTGATCCTTGAAGCTGCGCCCGAAGCCATGTACAGCACCGATACCGAGACGTCCTGCGCGGCCATGAGCCAGGTGGTCGAGCGTTATGTGCGGGCGTATCCGAGCCAGTACATGTGGAGCATGAAACGCTTCAAGAAGCGTCCGCCGGGCGAGGCACGCTGGTATTGA
- a CDS encoding PilZ domain-containing protein, translated as MSEHRKSFRIKICHESFGECLGQTRNLSTTGVYVKHPTLSTLAKGAVVYGQVQDLPTGAPRVKMEVVQVDAEGIGLRYL; from the coding sequence ATGTCCGAACACCGTAAGTCGTTTCGCATCAAGATCTGCCATGAAAGCTTCGGCGAATGCCTGGGCCAGACCCGCAACCTTTCGACCACGGGCGTTTACGTCAAGCACCCGACCTTGTCGACGCTGGCCAAGGGCGCGGTGGTCTACGGCCAGGTGCAAGACTTACCCACAGGGGCGCCGCGGGTGAAGATGGAAGTGGTGCAAGTGGATGCCGAGGGCATCGGCCTGCGGTACCTCTGA
- a CDS encoding tetratricopeptide repeat protein, producing the protein MIESLEKMLAKGVDNALLRFGLGKGYLDLGEHDKAAEHFARCVELDSKYSAAWKLLGKARLGQEDYPGARQAWEQGLEAARAHGDKQAEKEMTVFLKKLERQAR; encoded by the coding sequence ATGATCGAATCACTGGAAAAAATGCTCGCCAAGGGTGTGGACAACGCCCTGCTGCGCTTCGGCCTGGGCAAGGGTTATCTGGATTTGGGTGAGCATGACAAGGCAGCCGAGCACTTCGCCCGCTGCGTGGAGCTGGACTCCAAGTACTCGGCGGCGTGGAAGCTGTTGGGCAAGGCCCGTTTGGGGCAGGAGGATTACCCCGGCGCGCGCCAGGCCTGGGAGCAGGGCCTGGAGGCCGCCCGTGCCCATGGCGACAAGCAGGCGGAAAAGGAAATGACGGTGTTCCTGAAAAAGCTCGAGCGTCAGGCACGCTGA
- the trkA gene encoding Trk system potassium transporter TrkA, with protein sequence MKIIILGAGQVGGSLAEHLASEANDITVVDTDGDRLRDLGDRLDIRTIHGRGSLPTVLRQAGADDADMLVAVTNSDETNMVACQVAHTLYHTPTKIARVREASYLTRPELFDNEAIPVDVLISPEQVVTNYIKRLIQYPGALQVIDFAEGKAQLVAVKAYYGGPLVGQQLRQLREHMPNVETRVAAIFRRDRPILPQGDTVIEADDEVFFIAAKANIRAVMSEMRRLDESYKRIVIAGGGQIGERLAEAIESRYQVKIIEMSPGRCRHLSDTLDSTVVLQGSASDRDLLLEENIADADLFLALTNDDEANIMSSLLAKRLGAKKVMTIINNPAYVDLIQGGDIDIAISPQLATIGTLLAHVRRGDIVSVHSLRRGAAEAIEAIAHGDAKSSKVIGKAIENIGLPPGTTIGAIIRDEEVLIAHDDTVIAAGDHVILFLVDKKHIRDVEKLFHVGLSFF encoded by the coding sequence ATGAAAATCATCATCCTCGGCGCAGGGCAGGTCGGCGGTTCGCTGGCGGAACACTTGGCCAGCGAGGCCAACGACATCACGGTGGTCGACACCGACGGCGATCGCCTGCGCGACCTCGGCGACCGTCTGGACATCCGCACCATCCACGGCCGCGGCTCGTTGCCGACGGTGCTGCGCCAGGCCGGCGCCGACGATGCCGACATGCTGGTGGCGGTGACCAACAGCGACGAGACCAACATGGTCGCCTGCCAGGTCGCCCACACCCTGTACCACACGCCCACCAAGATCGCCCGGGTGCGTGAAGCGTCCTACCTGACCCGTCCCGAACTGTTCGACAACGAAGCGATTCCGGTGGACGTGCTGATCAGCCCGGAGCAGGTGGTCACCAACTACATCAAGCGCCTGATCCAGTACCCCGGCGCGTTGCAGGTGATCGACTTCGCCGAAGGCAAGGCGCAGCTGGTGGCGGTCAAGGCCTACTACGGCGGGCCGCTGGTGGGCCAGCAACTGCGCCAGTTGCGCGAACACATGCCGAACGTCGAGACCCGCGTCGCCGCGATTTTCCGCCGTGACCGGCCGATCCTGCCGCAAGGCGACACGGTGATCGAAGCCGACGACGAAGTCTTTTTCATCGCCGCCAAGGCGAACATTCGCGCGGTGATGAGCGAAATGCGTCGCCTCGACGAGAGCTACAAGCGCATCGTCATCGCCGGTGGCGGACAGATCGGCGAACGCCTGGCCGAAGCCATCGAAAGCCGTTACCAGGTGAAGATCATCGAGATGAGCCCGGGCCGCTGCCGCCATCTCTCCGATACCCTGGACAGTACTGTGGTGCTGCAAGGCAGTGCCTCGGACCGCGACCTGCTGCTGGAAGAGAACATCGCCGACGCCGACCTGTTCCTTGCCCTGACCAACGACGACGAAGCCAACATCATGTCGTCGCTGCTGGCCAAGCGGCTGGGGGCGAAGAAGGTGATGACCATCATCAACAACCCGGCCTACGTCGACCTGATCCAGGGCGGCGACATCGACATCGCCATCAGCCCGCAACTGGCGACCATCGGCACCTTGCTCGCCCACGTGCGACGTGGCGATATTGTCAGCGTGCACTCATTGCGCCGCGGCGCGGCCGAAGCGATCGAGGCCATCGCCCATGGCGATGCGAAGTCGAGCAAGGTGATCGGCAAGGCCATCGAGAACATCGGCCTGCCGCCGGGCACGACCATCGGCGCGATCATTCGCGACGAAGAAGTGCTGATCGCCCACGACGACACGGTGATCGCTGCCGGGGATCATGTGATCCTGTTCCTTGTGGATAAAAAGCACATTCGCGATGTGGAGAAGCTGTTCCATGTGGGGTTGAGCTTCTTCTGA
- the rsmB gene encoding 16S rRNA (cytosine(967)-C(5))-methyltransferase RsmB — protein sequence MNPRLAAAKALAAVLSGKASLNSSLPTQLDKVEDRDRGFTQDLAFGTARWQPRLSALAAKLLQKPFKAADADVEALLLVGLYQLFYSRVPAHAAIGETVGCADKLKKPWAKALLNAVLRRAQREGEALLGELEHDPVVRTAHPRWLQKSLKAFWPEQWEAICAANNAHPPMILRVNRRHHSRDAYLALLSEAGLAATACVFSRDGILLEAATDVRSLPGFAEGWISVQDEAAQLAADLLDLAPGQRVLDACCAPGGKTCHILEAEPALAGVVAVDLEEKRLVRVRENLERLGLSADLIAADGRDTATWWDGKPFQRILLDAPCSATGVIRRHPDIKLTRQPEDIVALAQLQGELLDALWKTLEVGGILLYATCSTLPTENTEVIEAFLARTPGARELDLATAAGLKQPHGRQLLAQEGGHDGFYYAKLIKIAAARG from the coding sequence ATGAACCCACGTCTGGCTGCCGCCAAGGCACTGGCTGCCGTGCTCAGCGGCAAAGCCTCGCTCAACAGTTCGCTGCCCACGCAACTGGACAAGGTCGAAGACCGTGATCGCGGTTTCACCCAGGACCTGGCGTTCGGCACCGCCCGCTGGCAGCCCCGCTTGTCGGCACTGGCGGCCAAGCTGTTGCAGAAACCGTTCAAGGCCGCCGACGCCGATGTCGAGGCGCTGCTGCTGGTGGGGCTCTATCAACTGTTCTACAGCCGCGTGCCGGCCCACGCCGCCATCGGCGAAACGGTCGGTTGCGCCGACAAGTTGAAGAAACCCTGGGCCAAGGCCCTGCTCAACGCCGTGCTGCGCCGCGCCCAGCGTGAGGGCGAAGCGCTGCTCGGCGAGCTGGAGCACGACCCGGTGGTGCGCACCGCCCACCCGCGCTGGCTGCAAAAGTCGCTGAAAGCGTTCTGGCCAGAGCAATGGGAAGCCATTTGCGCGGCGAACAATGCCCACCCGCCGATGATCCTGCGGGTCAACCGTCGCCATCACAGCCGCGACGCCTACCTGGCATTACTCAGTGAGGCCGGCCTCGCCGCCACCGCCTGCGTGTTTAGCCGCGACGGCATCCTGCTCGAAGCGGCCACCGATGTGCGCAGCCTGCCGGGCTTCGCCGAAGGCTGGATCAGCGTACAGGACGAAGCGGCGCAACTGGCCGCCGACCTGCTCGACCTCGCCCCCGGCCAGCGCGTGCTCGACGCCTGCTGCGCACCGGGCGGCAAGACCTGCCACATCCTCGAAGCCGAACCGGCACTGGCCGGCGTGGTGGCGGTGGACCTCGAGGAAAAACGTCTGGTGCGGGTGCGGGAAAACCTTGAACGCCTGGGCTTGAGCGCCGACCTGATCGCCGCCGACGGCCGCGACACCGCCACCTGGTGGGATGGCAAACCATTCCAGCGCATCCTGCTCGACGCGCCTTGCTCGGCCACCGGCGTGATCCGCCGCCACCCCGACATTAAGCTGACCCGCCAACCGGAAGACATCGTCGCCCTGGCCCAGCTGCAAGGTGAATTGCTCGACGCCCTGTGGAAAACCCTCGAAGTCGGCGGCATTCTGCTGTACGCCACCTGTTCCACGCTGCCGACCGAGAACACCGAAGTGATCGAAGCCTTCCTCGCCCGCACGCCAGGCGCCCGCGAGCTGGACCTCGCCACCGCCGCCGGCCTCAAGCAACCCCATGGTCGCCAGTTGCTGGCCCAGGAAGGTGGCCACGACGGTTTCTACTACGCCAAGCTGATCAAGATCGCCGCCGCGCGCGGTTAA
- the fmt gene encoding methionyl-tRNA formyltransferase → MTEPLRIVFAGTPEFAAEHLKALLDSPYEIVAVYTQPDRPAGRGQKLMPSPVKQLALEHGIQVLQPPTLRNEEAQAELAALKPDLLVVVAYGLILPQVVLDIPRLGCINSHASLLPRWRGAAPIQRAVEAGDSESGVTVMRMELGLDTGPMLLKVATPISAQDTGGSLHDRLAQIGPPAVIEAIAGLAAGTLQGEVQDDSLATYAHKLNKDEARIDWNRPAIELERLVRAFNPWPITHSTLNGEALKVLAASLAPGKGAPGEIIAASKDGLIVACGEQALCLTRVQLPGGKALNFSDLFNSRREKFAVGTVLGQTADAQ, encoded by the coding sequence ATGACTGAGCCACTGCGCATCGTCTTTGCCGGCACCCCGGAATTCGCCGCCGAACACCTCAAGGCCCTGCTCGACAGCCCTTACGAGATCGTCGCCGTCTACACCCAGCCGGACCGCCCGGCAGGCCGCGGGCAAAAGCTGATGCCCAGCCCGGTCAAGCAGTTGGCGCTGGAACACGGCATCCAGGTGTTGCAGCCGCCGACCCTGCGCAACGAAGAAGCCCAGGCGGAACTCGCCGCGCTCAAGCCGGACCTGCTGGTGGTGGTCGCCTACGGCCTGATCCTGCCGCAGGTGGTGCTGGACATCCCGCGCCTGGGCTGCATCAACAGCCATGCTTCGTTGCTGCCGCGCTGGCGTGGCGCTGCGCCGATCCAGCGCGCCGTCGAAGCCGGTGACAGTGAAAGCGGCGTGACGGTAATGCGCATGGAACTGGGATTGGACACCGGGCCGATGCTGCTCAAGGTCGCCACTCCGATCAGCGCCCAGGACACCGGCGGCAGCCTGCACGACCGCCTGGCGCAAATCGGCCCGCCGGCCGTGATCGAGGCCATCGCCGGCCTCGCCGCAGGGACCCTGCAAGGCGAAGTGCAGGACGACAGCCTCGCCACCTATGCGCACAAATTGAACAAGGACGAAGCGCGCATCGACTGGAATCGCCCGGCCATCGAGCTGGAGCGCCTGGTGCGCGCCTTCAACCCATGGCCGATCACCCACAGCACGCTCAACGGCGAAGCGCTGAAAGTGCTGGCCGCCAGCCTCGCGCCAGGCAAGGGCGCGCCAGGGGAAATCATTGCCGCCAGCAAGGACGGGCTGATCGTCGCCTGTGGCGAGCAGGCGCTGTGCCTGACCCGCGTGCAATTGCCCGGGGGCAAGGCGCTGAATTTCAGCGACCTGTTCAACAGCCGCCGTGAGAAATTCGCCGTCGGGACTGTGCTGGGTCAAACGGCGGACGCGCAATGA
- the def gene encoding peptide deformylase, with protein sequence MAILDILEFPDSRLRTIAKPVAVVDDEVRQLVDDMFETMYEAPGIGLAATQVNVHKRIVVMDLSEDRSEPRVFINPEFEPLTDEMEQYQEGCLSVPGFYENVDRPQKVKIKALDRDGQPYELIAEGLLAVCIQHECDHLNGKLFVDYLSSLKRDRIKKKLEKIHRQNA encoded by the coding sequence ATGGCCATTTTAGACATCCTCGAATTCCCCGACTCGCGCCTGCGCACTATCGCCAAACCTGTGGCCGTAGTGGACGACGAAGTACGTCAGTTGGTCGATGACATGTTTGAAACAATGTATGAAGCGCCAGGCATCGGCCTCGCCGCGACCCAGGTCAACGTGCACAAACGTATCGTCGTCATGGACCTCTCCGAAGACCGCAGCGAGCCGCGGGTGTTCATCAACCCCGAGTTCGAACCCCTGACCGACGAGATGGAGCAATACCAGGAAGGCTGCCTTTCGGTACCTGGCTTCTACGAAAACGTCGATCGCCCGCAGAAGGTCAAGATCAAGGCCCTGGACCGCGACGGCCAGCCCTATGAGCTGATCGCCGAAGGCCTGCTCGCGGTGTGCATCCAGCATGAATGCGACCACCTCAACGGCAAATTGTTCGTTGACTACCTGTCCAGTCTCAAGCGCGACCGGATCAAGAAGAAGCTGGAAAAGATCCATCGCCAGAACGCTTGA
- a CDS encoding LysM peptidoglycan-binding domain-containing protein yields the protein MRKSLLALLLLASAGFAHGQVQLREGFPQQYTVVAGDTLWDISGKYLREPWKWPELWQVNPQIQNPNLIYPGDVLSLVYVDGQPRLTLNRGASRGTIKLSPRVRSSPVADAIPSIPLQAINSFLLSNRIVDEVEDFDKAPYIVAGDAERVLSGTGDRIFARGHFDQEHPVYGIFRQGKVYTDPESKEFLGINADDIGGGEVVATEGDVATLALQRTTQEVRLGDRLFSSEERSINSTFMPSAPASQINGLIIDVPRGVTQIGALDVVTLNKGQRDGLAEGNVLVVMKTGETVRDRVTGQPVKIPDERAGLLMVFRTYDKLSYGLVLNATRSLAVLDKVRNP from the coding sequence ATGAGGAAATCACTACTCGCCCTGCTCCTCCTGGCCTCGGCCGGTTTCGCGCACGGGCAAGTGCAGCTCAGGGAAGGTTTTCCACAGCAATACACGGTGGTGGCCGGTGACACACTCTGGGACATCTCCGGCAAATACCTGCGCGAGCCCTGGAAGTGGCCCGAGCTGTGGCAGGTCAACCCGCAGATCCAGAACCCCAATCTGATCTATCCCGGCGACGTGCTGTCGCTGGTCTACGTCGATGGCCAGCCGCGCCTGACCCTCAATCGCGGCGCGTCGAGGGGCACCATCAAGCTCTCGCCGCGGGTGCGCAGCTCACCGGTGGCCGACGCGATCCCGAGCATTCCGCTGCAGGCCATCAACAGTTTCCTGCTGAGCAACCGCATCGTCGACGAGGTCGAGGATTTCGACAAGGCGCCCTACATCGTCGCCGGCGATGCCGAACGGGTGCTCAGCGGCACCGGTGACCGCATTTTCGCCCGTGGCCATTTCGACCAGGAGCACCCGGTCTACGGCATCTTCCGCCAGGGCAAGGTCTACACCGACCCCGAGAGCAAGGAGTTCTTGGGGATCAACGCCGATGACATCGGTGGTGGCGAGGTGGTCGCCACTGAAGGCGATGTCGCCACCCTCGCCCTGCAACGCACCACCCAGGAAGTGCGCCTGGGCGATCGCCTGTTCAGCAGCGAAGAGCGTTCGATCAACTCGACATTCATGCCCAGTGCGCCGGCCAGCCAGATCAACGGCCTGATTATTGACGTGCCGCGCGGGGTCACCCAGATCGGTGCGCTGGACGTGGTCACGCTGAACAAGGGCCAGCGTGATGGCCTGGCCGAGGGCAATGTGCTGGTGGTGATGAAAACCGGCGAAACCGTGCGCGACCGGGTCACCGGCCAGCCGGTGAAGATTCCCGATGAGCGTGCCGGTTTGCTGATGGTGTTCCGCACCTACGACAAGCTCAGTTATGGGTTGGTGCTCAACGCGACGCGCTCTTTGGCGGTGCTCGACAAGGTGCGCAATCCTTAG